The stretch of DNA CCTGGCCGGGAATCAGGCGGGTCACGTAGTAGCCCAGCTGTCCGGTGAACTCGGTCGAGCCCGAGACGGGGGCACCGATGGTGTCGGCGTAGCTGAGCACGATGATCGCCACCGCGGCCAGCGTCCACACCGCCGCCGCCCCCGCGGCCACGTTCAGCACCCGGGCGAAGGCCGGGTGCTCGGCTCCGGGTGTTCTCGCGCCGTGGGCCGGGGTGGACCGGGGCACGACGGTGGTGGCGAAGACCAGCCCTGCCCAGGTGATGGACATGGCCAGATGGTGCACGGTCGTGGCCGCCGGCAGTCCCCAGCGCACCATCGCCCCGGGATCGAGCACCTCCCGGGCCGCGGTGGCCCCGGAGGAGCTCAGGGCCACCCACAGCACGGTGAGGGTCATCAGGCCGACAACGATGAGAGCAGCGGTGGCGACGCCCCGGCGCCGTCCAACCACTGCCAGGGCCGGCGCCGACGGGGCGGGCGGTGGTGTGGTGGTGGTGCGGGATGGACTGGTCATCGGGTCAGTCGGTGGCTGCGGTCTCGACAGCGGCCCGGAAGGCTTCCAGGGATTCGGGGTTGAGCACTTCTCCGTCGAGGTAGAACGTCGGGGTCCCGGCCACGCCCAGGGCTTCACCGTCAGCCACATCGAGCTTGATCCGCTCTTCGGTGGCCGGGTCGGCCACCGCGGCATCGAAGGCGGCCATGTCCAGGCCGAGGTCCTCGGCGAAGCCGCGGAAGAGTGCGCTCTGGTCCTCGGCCGATTCCCCCCATTCGGCCTGGGTCTCGAACATGCGCTGATACATGGCCTCGTACTGTCCCTGCTGGGCGGCGGCCTCCACGGCCACCGCGGCGTTGACGGAGTTGCGGTGACCCGGCAACGGGAAATAGCGGTGCACGAAGGTGACGGTGTCGCCGTACTCGGCCCGCAGGTCTTCGACGAAGGGGTAGGCGGCCCGGCAGGCCTCGCACTCGTAGTCCAGGAACTCCACCAGCACCGCCTGCTCATCCGGGGCCTTCGAGAGCACTCGGCTGTTCTCTCGCACCAGCTGCCCCACATCTTCGGGTACTTCAGGGGTGGAATTGGCACGGGCGATGAGGATCGGGATGGCCACGGCGGCCACGATGGCGACCAGGAGGATCCACACGAGGATCTTGGCCTTCGAGGGTTTCCGCTGGGGGGCGCTCGTACTGGCGGTAGTGCTCACAAGGGGTTTCCGTTCTGTCTCAGGCAGCAGGGCATACCGGGAGTGGAGGGGTTCTAGTGGCGGAGAGTCTCGTCCCCGCGGTGGGAGGCCGGTTCGATCTGGAAGGTGGAGTGCTCGATGGCCACGTCGAAGTCACGGGCCACACAGGCCTGCAGATCCGCCAGCACGACACCGGCGTGCTCGGCGCTCAGGCAGCCGTCGTGGACGGTGACGTGGGCCGAGAGCACCGGGGTGTCGGAGTCGATGCGTGAGGCGTGCAGGTCGTGCACCCCCACCACGTGGGGCAGGGACTCCAGGCGGGTGCGGACCTCATCCAGATCCAGACCCTTGGGAGTGGTTTCCATCAGGACCTCGATGGTGTCGCGCAGCAGAATCAGGGCCCGGGGCACGATCAGGGCGGCGATCAGCAGGGACACGATCGCATCCGCCTGGGTCCACCCAGTGGTGGCGATGACGATCGCGGAGACGATGACCGCCACCGAGCCCAGGGCGTCGTTGGCGACCTCCAGGAAGGCGGCCTTCATGTTCAGGTTCTCTCCCCGCCCCGAGGCCAGGATGATCAGCCCGATGATGTTGCCGACCAGCCCGATCACCCCGAACCACAGCATGGCCGAAGACTCGACCTCCGGGGGCTCCAGCAGCCGGCGGATACCTTCGACGGCAACGAACCCGCCCACGGCCAGCAGCACCGAGGCCTGGGCGGCCGCGGCGACGATCTCCGCCCGCTTGTACCCCCAGGTGCGTTTGTCCGTGGCCGGCTTCAGGGCCAGGGTCGCCGCGATCAGCGCGATCAGCAGCCCGGCGGAGTCGGTGAACATGTGCCCGGCATCGGCCAGCAGCGCCAGGCTGCCCGAGATCACCGCGCCGATGATCTCGGCGACCATGATCGTGGCGGTGATGGCGAAGACTACTGCCAGCTTTCCCCGCCGCCCGGTGGCACCGTGGGCGTGATCGTGCTCACCGCTCACGCCGGAACCTCTTGGGTGCTGGCCGCACCGGCGAGCTCCTCGGCGGCGCACTCCGGCGTGCCGCACTGGCACACCGCCTCGACGGTGAGAATCGTGCCCAGCAGGTCCTCCAGGGCGTGGGCCAGCTTCGGGTCCGAGAGCTCATAGCGCACATTGCGTCCGGCCGGCACGCCCACGACCAGCCCGCAGTCGCGCAGGCAGGCCAGGTGGTTGGACAGGATCTGCCGGCTCACCCCGATCTGGGCCGCCAGTTCCGAGGGCACCGCCGGGCCCTGCTGCAGCTGCAGCAGCACCGCGGCCCGGGTGGGATCGGCCAGTGCTTTGCCGAACCGGGACATCACCTCGACCGGGGACAAGATCCTCATGCCACAACCGTACAGCAGAATCTGTATCAAAGAGGGGCGGGGTCGAGCGAGGCTCGGGCAATGTCCAGCTTGTGTCCCTACGGTGTGGGCGGATGGGGGTGCCGTCCGCCACTGCGGCGCCCCCGTCCTCGAACCACCACGGCACCTCGTGCGGCCGTTGCCGCAATGCCCCTGCGGGGAGGGAAGGCGATTGTCTGCCTCCGGCAGGAGACGGGTGGAGCCCATGATCACTTTCTGCGCTGCTCCGCTGGGCAGCCCGCCCGTGCGCCGTTTCCCGACCGGGTGCAAGGCGGCCGGGCCGTGGCGACCGATCGACTCTGCGATCCAGGCACGAAGTACCCCAAATATGTCGCCGATGACGATCCTCTCGGAGCACTTCGCACCTGACGGAAGGCCTCCCGTCAACCGGCCACCACTGGTGGGGCGAAGCTCAGCGGTAGGTGTAGTACCCATCGAGGGGCATGGCGTTGACGGAGTGGACGAAGGTGCCCTGGGTCGGGTTCAGCGCAGAGACCATCTTGCCGCCACCGATGTAGATGCCGATGTGGTTGCCACCGTTCTGAGACACCAGGTCCCCGGGCTGCGGAGTGGAGGTCGGGGTGGCGGCTGCGATCTGCTGGAAACTGGTGCGGGGAATATCGATACCCTGCTGGGCGTAGACCCACCCGGTGAATCCAGAGCAGTCCCAGGCACCGAAGGAAGTGCCGCCCCAGACATAGCCGGTGCCCACACCCTGCATGGCCGTACCCACGATGCCGCCAGTGGCGGGGGCGATCTCGGTGATCGCGGTGGACTGCGGGCTCACGCTCGAAGCCGTCTGCGCCGCCACCGGGGCCGGGGTGACGTAGGAGCCCTGGCTCCCCAAAGAGGACGAAGCCGGGGCCCACGACGTGGCGGCCGGGGCAGCCGGGAGCTCCGCATAGGCCTGGGCCGGGGCCACGGATCCAAGGATTGCCACGCCAGCAGCAGCAGCGATGGTGGTGTTACGCGCCCGGCACGAGGGGGTCTCGGCGCGGTGACGAGCAGAAGTGTGCTTGAAGAATGCCATGGATGTACTCCTCCCTTTGCCTACGAGGTGAGCTGTCGGATGCGGGTGGGAGACACCCGGTCGCAGGGCGGGATGCTCTGGCGACTTAACCCCTAGGACCCGAATCATCGGGACCGCATGTGGTTCCCCCGCTTCTGCCAAGCAGTTTCTGTGTAATGAACCTCGGGCACCGGCAGAATTCGGCGATGTGCCCGAAGGCGCCGACAGGATCAGTGGCCGGCACGCATCGAAGAGTACAAGAAGATCACGAAACAATCACAATCCCATTCGGGAATGTATAGGAACTATAAAGAAAACAATCAAGATTTGATGAAGTTGTAAATTTTTCTCGACTTTTTCCTATTAATGTCCTGCAAATTATGGCGCCTCGTGGCGGGCGGCACATGCCTTTGTGGTGCGTGCGGACGGTACGGGGAGCCGTTGACCGCGCTGTGGCGGGGACGCGTGCCGCCCTAAAAGGCTCGGTGGCCGATGTCAGGGAAATTTCCACGGATGGCGGTACAAGAATCGTCCCCGAGCAGCTCCAGCTATGTGCGCTACGGTAATCGGCGTTTGAATACGTACGGCATTTGGGCCCGAGGAGACCGCATGGCTATTTATGATTACACCGCCGACCAGCTCCGAAGCACAGCCCACCCGACGGTCGTGCCGCGCTCCAAAGGCCGGATGGTGGTGCAGTGGTTGACCTCCACCGACCACAAGACGATCGGGTACATGTACCTGATCACCTCCTTCGCCTTCTTCTGCCTCGCCGGCGTCATGGCGCTGCTGATCCGCGCCGAGCTCTTCGCCCCGGGCATGCAGATCCTGGAGACCAAGGAGCAGTACAACCAGCTGTTCACCATGCACGGCACGCTGATGCTGCTGATGTTCGGCACCCCGCTGTTCGTCGGCTTCGCCAACGTCATCGTCCCCCTGCAGATCGGCGCCCCCGACGTCGCCTTCCCGCGGCTCAACGCCCTGGCGTTCTGGTTCTTCCTGTTCGGCTCGCTGATCGCGACCGCCGGCTTCCTCACCCCGCAGGGCGCGGCCTCCTTCGGCTGGTACGCCTACGCACCGCTGAGCAACGCTTCTTTCACCCCAGGCTCCGGTGGTGACCTGTGGGTGTTCGGCCTGATTTTGTCCGGTTTCGGCACGATCATGGGCGCGGTCAACTTCATCACCACGATCATCGCGATGCGCGCCCCCGGCATGACCGTGTGGCGGATGGGCCTGTTCACCTGGAACACGCTCATCACCTCGCTGCTCGTGATCATGGCGTTCCCGCCTTTCACCGCTGCACTGTTCGCCCTCGGCATGGACCGGACCCTGGGTGGGCACATCTTCGACCCGGCCAACGGCGGGGCGGTGCTGTGGCAGCACCTCTTCTGGTTCTTCGGCCACCCCGAGGTCTACATCCTGGCGCTGCCGTTCTTCGGCATCGTCTCCGAGATCATCCCGGTGTTCTCCCGCAAGCCGCTGTTCGGCTACAAGGGCCTCGTGTTCGCGACCATCACCATCGCCGCGCTGTCGGTGACCGTGTGGGCCCACCACATGTACGTGACCGGAGCCGTGTTCTTGAGCTTCTTCGCGTTCATGACCATGATGATCGCCGTACCCACCGGGGTGAAGTTCTTCAACTGGATCGGCACGATGTGGCAGGGCTCGATCACCTTCGAGACCCCCATGCTGTGGGTCCTGGGGTTCATGTTCACCTTCCTCTTCGGCGGCCTGACCGGGGTGATCCTCGCTGCCCCGCCGCTGGACTTCCACCTCAATGACTCCTACTTCGTGGTCGCCCACTTCCACTACGTCATCTTCGGCACCGTGGTGTTCGGCATGTTCGCCGGCTTCTACTTCTGGTGGCCCAAGTTCACCGGCAAGATGCTCAACGAGCGGATCGGCAAGATCCACTTCTGGCTGCTGTTCCTCGGCTTCCACATGACCTTCCTGATCCAGCACTGGCTCGGGGTCTCAGGGATGCCCCGGCGCTACGCGGACTACCTGCCGGAGGACAACTTCACCTGGATGAACCAGATCTCCACGGTCGGGGCGATGCTCCTCGGCGTCTCGATGATCCCGTGGTTCTGGAACGTCTACACCACCTGGCGCAACGGCACCAAGGTCGAGGTCGACGACCCCTGGGGCTTCGGCGGATCCCTGGAGTGGGCGACGTCCTGCCCGCCGCCGCGGCACAACTTCACCTCGCTGCCGCGCATCCGCTCCGAGCGGCCGGCGCTGGACCTGCACCACCCGGAGCTGGCCGCGGAGTCCCCGCAGCAGTCCCCGGTCGACGACGCCGCCATCGCCACGCGGAAGGAATAATTTTCTCGCTGCCAGGATCTTCATCGGTGCGGTGACGGCCAGGGAAACCCTCGTAGTGCTGCGGCACGGGAGGGGCGGATTGGCCCTGCAACCGAAAAGGGACGAGGCTCCTGCTGGTCGCCGACACACCACGGGGCTTCTCCGAAAAAGGGAGATGGCATGTCCGCTTCACCTCCCGGCCGAGTTCTACTGGTCGACGGCGAAACGAACCGGGCGCCACTCATCCAGGGACATCTGCCCAACGCCGGTGGTGAAGTTGCGCTACGGCACACCGGGACAGGGGCGAGATGTGGGCAAGGGTCACCACGCTTCCCCCCTAAAAGTACAGGTTTCCGTGTACTGTTAGGGGGTGGTTTGAGTATGCCTCCACGCCCCGCCAGGGCCAGCCCGGGGGCTGGAATGAGCCTGATCGAGGAGGACTATGATGGCCGCGGCTCTGGCGCTGAGCCTGTATCTGGCCGGCCTGGCGGTGGCCTTCGGTGCGCGGTCGTGGATCCATCGGCGCCGCACCGGGTCCACCGGTTTCCGCGGGTTGAGCGGGGCGCCTGGCTCTGCTGAGTGGTGGGGCGGAATACTTTTCGCGATCGCTCTGGTCCTCGGCGCAGCAGGGCCTGTCCTCGCCCTCACCGGCGCCGTGGCCGCGCCCCGACTACCAGCGGCTTTCACCTGGGCCGGGGCGTTCATCACCATCGTGGGGTTCTTCGGTGTACTGGCCGCCCAGGCCGGCATGGGCGCCTCCTGGCGGGTGGGCGTCGACGCCACCGAACGGACAGAACTGGTCACCACCGGGGCTTTCGCCGTGGTGCGCAACCCTATTTTCACGGCGATGCTCACCACCATGGCCGGCTTGGCCCTTCTGGTGCCCACCGCGGTCAGTGCAGCAGCCCTGCTGTGCCTGCTGGTGGCCGTCGAGCTACAGGTCCGTCTCGTCGAAGAGCCTTACCTGCTGCGCACCCACCGACAGGTATACGCCTCCTATGCCGCAGCCACCGGCCGGTTCGTGCCCGGCCTCGGCCGGCTCCGCCGCGCAACCCCGGGTAAGCCGAGATCCTGAGCGTGTCGTGCCACCGCCACTGGCCGGCAGTTCACCCGCCCGGGAAGCCCGCACCTCTGACGTTCCGCGCCACTGTGATCGGCCGTCGATGCCATCCACCTTTCGTGGAGGCGAAGCCCGGGAAATCATGAGCGTGCCCGGCAGTCAGGCTTCCGGTTCCCCGCAGCGAAAAGTTCGTATAGGTTAACTTTCTATGAGGATCGGGACGGGGCGCACCGGCTCCACGGGCGCTGCCGCCTCTTCCCCCGGGGAGCGGTGGGTGCGCCGGCAGCCGCTGCCGTGGTTACTGGGCCCGGCTTTTGTGGCCGCCGTGGCCTACGTGGATCCGGGCAACGTCGCGGCGAATCTCACTGCCGGCGCCCAGTACGGATATCTGCTGGTGTGGGTGCTGGTGGCCGCCAATGCCATGGCGGTCCTCATCCAGTACCTTTCGGCCAAGGTCGGGCTGGTCACCGGATCGAGTCTGCCCGAGTTGCTGGGTGACCGTCTGCCCCGGGGCCGGCGACTGGGGTACTGGGTCCAGGCCGAGCTGGTGGCCGCGGCCACGGATCTGGCCGAGGTGATCGGTGGGGCGATCGCCCTGCACATTCTCTTCGGGATCCCTCTGCTGGCCGGGGGCGTGATCGTCGGGGTGATCTCGATGCTGCTGCTGGTCCTCCAGACCCACCGCGGCCCCCGGTTCTTCGAGTTCGTCGTGACCGGATTGCTGGCGATCGTCACCGCGGGTTTCGTCACCGGCCTGTTTTTCGGCCCCGTGTCCTGGGGTGAGGCCGTCGCCGGGATCGTGCCGCGGTTCGAGGGCACCCCGACGGTGCTGCTGGCCGCGAGCATGCTCGGGGCCACGGTGATGCCCCACGCCATCTACGCCCACTCCGCCCTGGCGCGCGATCGCCACGGGCGCTCAGTGCCCACCGAGGCCTTGCCGCGGCTGCTGAGCGCCACCCGGTGGGACGTGCTGCTGTCCCTGCTCGTGGCCGGGTCGGTGAACATCGCGATGCTGTTACTGGCCGCGGGCAACCTCGCCGGGGTGCCCGGTACCGACAGCATCGAAGGAGCCCATGCGGCGATCACCGCCGCCCTCGGTCCGGCCGTCGGGATCGCCTTCGGCATCGGGTTGCTGGCCTCCGGGCTGGCCTCGACCTCGGTGGGCTCCTACGCCGGGTCGGCAATCATGGGCGGTTTGCTGCACCTGCGCATCCCGGTGTTCGTCCGTCGGCTGATCACCTTGATCCCCGCCTTGGTCATCATCGCGGTCGGAGTGGATCCGACCTGGGCGCTGGTGCTGTCCCAGGTGCTGCTGAGCCTGGGCATCCCTTTCGCTCTGATCCCGTTAGTGCGGCTGAGCAGCAGCCGCGCCCTGATGGGGGTCTTCGTGAACAAGGTGGCTCTGACCGTCGCCGCCTGGGTGGTGGTGGCCCTGATCGTGTCGTTGAACGTGGCGCTGATCATCCTGACCGTCGCCGGAGCCGATTGAATGGGCCCGGCAGCTGCGGTGCGGCACTCGGTAGCGTGGGTCCTATGGACTTGAGTGAGATCACCCCGGTCGCCCAGGACTATCTCAAGGCGATCTGGTCGGCCACCGAATGGGGCGACCCGCCGATCACCACCACAGCCTTGGCGGCACGGATGGGGACCTCTGCCCCCAACGTCACCGACACGGTCAAGCGATTGGCCGGCCAGGGGCTCGTCGAGTACCAGCCCTACAAGCCCGTCACCCTCACCCCTCAGGGGCGTGCGTACGCGGTGGCGATGGTGCGCCGGCACCGGCTGCTGGAGACCTTCCTGGCCACCACGCTGGGGTATCCGTGGGAGGAGGTTCATGATGAGGCCGAACGTCTTGAGCACGCCGCCTCCGACGCCATGATCGAACGCATCGACGCCCGGCTGGGTCGCCCCACGGTGGATCCACACGGGGACCCGATCCCCACCGCGCAGGGACGCACCCGCCGCCCGCTCAATACCACCCGACTCACCGAGGCGAAGCCGGGACGATACGAGATCATTCGTCTTTCCGATGCCGACCCACACCGCCTCACCCGGTTCCGCGACTGCGGCCTCGTGCCGGGTGGGGCTTTTCGTGTCATCGCTCAGGAAGCCAGCGGAACGACCGGTGTACCGGGGTATCACCACACCGCGATCGAGCTGGCACCGACGGAAGCCGAAGCCATCTGGGTGACACCCACCCTCAAGACTCACCGGAGCCTCTGAAAGCTGCGCCCACCGGGGAATGCCCCGGTGGGCGCCGCGCTCAGCCGGCGGAGAGAACCTCGACCATGCGCTCCGGGTGACGGGTTGAGGTCAACCAATACGGGG from Kocuria turfanensis encodes:
- a CDS encoding DsbA family protein, which gives rise to MSTTASTSAPQRKPSKAKILVWILLVAIVAAVAIPILIARANSTPEVPEDVGQLVRENSRVLSKAPDEQAVLVEFLDYECEACRAAYPFVEDLRAEYGDTVTFVHRYFPLPGHRNSVNAAVAVEAAAQQGQYEAMYQRMFETQAEWGESAEDQSALFRGFAEDLGLDMAAFDAAVADPATEERIKLDVADGEALGVAGTPTFYLDGEVLNPESLEAFRAAVETAATD
- a CDS encoding cation diffusion facilitator family transporter; amino-acid sequence: MSGEHDHAHGATGRRGKLAVVFAITATIMVAEIIGAVISGSLALLADAGHMFTDSAGLLIALIAATLALKPATDKRTWGYKRAEIVAAAAQASVLLAVGGFVAVEGIRRLLEPPEVESSAMLWFGVIGLVGNIIGLIILASGRGENLNMKAAFLEVANDALGSVAVIVSAIVIATTGWTQADAIVSLLIAALIVPRALILLRDTIEVLMETTPKGLDLDEVRTRLESLPHVVGVHDLHASRIDSDTPVLSAHVTVHDGCLSAEHAGVVLADLQACVARDFDVAIEHSTFQIEPASHRGDETLRH
- a CDS encoding ArsR/SmtB family transcription factor, with amino-acid sequence MRILSPVEVMSRFGKALADPTRAAVLLQLQQGPAVPSELAAQIGVSRQILSNHLACLRDCGLVVGVPAGRNVRYELSDPKLAHALEDLLGTILTVEAVCQCGTPECAAEELAGAASTQEVPA
- a CDS encoding C40 family peptidase, which translates into the protein MAFFKHTSARHRAETPSCRARNTTIAAAAGVAILGSVAPAQAYAELPAAPAATSWAPASSSLGSQGSYVTPAPVAAQTASSVSPQSTAITEIAPATGGIVGTAMQGVGTGYVWGGTSFGAWDCSGFTGWVYAQQGIDIPRTSFQQIAAATPTSTPQPGDLVSQNGGNHIGIYIGGGKMVSALNPTQGTFVHSVNAMPLDGYYTYR
- the ctaD gene encoding aa3-type cytochrome oxidase subunit I, with the translated sequence MAIYDYTADQLRSTAHPTVVPRSKGRMVVQWLTSTDHKTIGYMYLITSFAFFCLAGVMALLIRAELFAPGMQILETKEQYNQLFTMHGTLMLLMFGTPLFVGFANVIVPLQIGAPDVAFPRLNALAFWFFLFGSLIATAGFLTPQGAASFGWYAYAPLSNASFTPGSGGDLWVFGLILSGFGTIMGAVNFITTIIAMRAPGMTVWRMGLFTWNTLITSLLVIMAFPPFTAALFALGMDRTLGGHIFDPANGGAVLWQHLFWFFGHPEVYILALPFFGIVSEIIPVFSRKPLFGYKGLVFATITIAALSVTVWAHHMYVTGAVFLSFFAFMTMMIAVPTGVKFFNWIGTMWQGSITFETPMLWVLGFMFTFLFGGLTGVILAAPPLDFHLNDSYFVVAHFHYVIFGTVVFGMFAGFYFWWPKFTGKMLNERIGKIHFWLLFLGFHMTFLIQHWLGVSGMPRRYADYLPEDNFTWMNQISTVGAMLLGVSMIPWFWNVYTTWRNGTKVEVDDPWGFGGSLEWATSCPPPRHNFTSLPRIRSERPALDLHHPELAAESPQQSPVDDAAIATRKE
- a CDS encoding methyltransferase family protein, which encodes MAAALALSLYLAGLAVAFGARSWIHRRRTGSTGFRGLSGAPGSAEWWGGILFAIALVLGAAGPVLALTGAVAAPRLPAAFTWAGAFITIVGFFGVLAAQAGMGASWRVGVDATERTELVTTGAFAVVRNPIFTAMLTTMAGLALLVPTAVSAAALLCLLVAVELQVRLVEEPYLLRTHRQVYASYAAATGRFVPGLGRLRRATPGKPRS
- a CDS encoding Nramp family divalent metal transporter, with translation MRIGTGRTGSTGAAASSPGERWVRRQPLPWLLGPAFVAAVAYVDPGNVAANLTAGAQYGYLLVWVLVAANAMAVLIQYLSAKVGLVTGSSLPELLGDRLPRGRRLGYWVQAELVAAATDLAEVIGGAIALHILFGIPLLAGGVIVGVISMLLLVLQTHRGPRFFEFVVTGLLAIVTAGFVTGLFFGPVSWGEAVAGIVPRFEGTPTVLLAASMLGATVMPHAIYAHSALARDRHGRSVPTEALPRLLSATRWDVLLSLLVAGSVNIAMLLLAAGNLAGVPGTDSIEGAHAAITAALGPAVGIAFGIGLLASGLASTSVGSYAGSAIMGGLLHLRIPVFVRRLITLIPALVIIAVGVDPTWALVLSQVLLSLGIPFALIPLVRLSSSRALMGVFVNKVALTVAAWVVVALIVSLNVALIILTVAGAD
- a CDS encoding metal-dependent transcriptional regulator; the encoded protein is MDLSEITPVAQDYLKAIWSATEWGDPPITTTALAARMGTSAPNVTDTVKRLAGQGLVEYQPYKPVTLTPQGRAYAVAMVRRHRLLETFLATTLGYPWEEVHDEAERLEHAASDAMIERIDARLGRPTVDPHGDPIPTAQGRTRRPLNTTRLTEAKPGRYEIIRLSDADPHRLTRFRDCGLVPGGAFRVIAQEASGTTGVPGYHHTAIELAPTEAEAIWVTPTLKTHRSL